The window CCGGCTTGCATATCCTCTTGACTTAAACGGCAGTAAAGGGCGGTGATTTTATTCGACTGTAACATTAGTCCTCCTTTCCGACAGCCGAATAAACAGGTATAATGTGTTGCTATCATTATACCATATCCCGCCGCCTAATGCACTACTCGGACGCTAAAAATCCCGGATTTCCGGGCTTTTTCTGCAAATCCTTTACAATGAGTTTCTCAATCTTTTTATGGATTGTATCGGTTGCCTTTTCACTCGG of the Luxibacter massiliensis genome contains:
- a CDS encoding transposon-encoded TnpW family protein, producing MDKKQTITTERKIGKITYLVQALPSEKATDTIHKKIEKLIVKDLQKKPGNPGFLASE